GCCGGTCGCGGACCTCCCGGGAGAGTCCGAGGAACGGCTCGTCCATCAGGAGAAGCGTCGGTTCCGCCACCAGCGCCCGCCCCAGGATCAGCATCTGGCGCTCTCCGCCCGAGAGCACTCCCGCGGGGGAGCGCGCCATCGAAGCCAGCGCCGGGAAGAGAGAAAACACCCGCTCGCGCGCCGCGCTCCACCGGGAGGCGGGAAGGAGCCACGCGCCGGCCTCGAGGTTCTCGAGGACGGTCATCCGCGTCGCCACCCGCGACCGGTCGGAGACGTACCGCATCCCCCGCGCGGCCCGCTCGTGGGCCGGAAGCGCCGTCACGTCCTCGCCCCGCCACGCGACCTTTCCCCGCGTGGCCGGGAGCAGCCCCGCCACCGCCTTGAGGAAGGTGGTTTTCCCCGAGCCGTTCGCTCCGAAGAT
Above is a genomic segment from Deltaproteobacteria bacterium containing:
- a CDS encoding ATP-binding cassette domain-containing protein gives rise to the protein MAEGTSTLKVRDLTVSFGRVVAVRDVSLTAREGETVAIFGANGSGKTTFLKAVAGLLPATRGKVAWRGEDVTALPAHERAARGMRYVSDRSRVATRMTVLENLEAGAWLLPASRWSAARERVFSLFPALASMARSPAGVLSGGERQMLILGRALVAEPTLLLMDEPFLGLSREVRDRLLSVIEETLKGRATILFAEHDAEGAYRLLDRYVIFRNGSLVHEGARSDVADAKELGSLLYRHFRTKG